ttttaaaacagtttttgtcGGCCAGTCAAAAAATCTGTAAGAGTGGAACATGTAAGACAGAAGTCTTAATGCATGAAACGTTGACGCACTTGTAttttatatttgtaaattttattttcctccATTTcaagttaaggtaattcccttgaaattgttctactatcaaacttttttggaaacttggcacaattaacattcatgatatgaacattaaaaagatgcaataaaaaaatggggtcaccgcgCTTGTTTATGCGTCAGCAGGcccttaaaatggggtatttttactgtttgcgtGTTAAAAATttgaatcaccttcatacagaattaagtcttggttacttcaaagacacaaaattttattttgaaaataaagcttcttttattcacataagcagtattgcttcatttacgccgtttttgattgcctggttgtgggaatagtgcactttttgggacagtgcTGTGGTTAGCTTAAAGttctcgccttgggtaaaatacaccctgtacggaactgttttccaaaaaaaattcatgttctactatcaaactttttttcttcttcaaatatgttctttattagactgttcttagcaaatacttgaaaaaaaaatcgggggtcaccgtgctcgtttgagagaaaaggagcagtgTTTTCGCTAtcaggcttagtttgagggaaatctcttacattttgtacgcgcacgtgctcatgtgcgcgcgctaatgaggcgaaaatcgtgcgcagtaggaatgcgcaatgcaatactaaggaattacctgaACGTACAACAGATTCACGATTCAACGTCAGTAGATGGTATAAACACTCTGGTCGTTGATGTGATTGGTTGTTTAGGCTTCTCACGTATAGGTAGTAGAATATCATTCCAGTAGTAGCATCCAAGAATTGCTTCAAATAatttccttatatttattctaaATAATTTTGGATTTaagtcttaaggacgttcgcgcccattgctactgtgcATTTTTTCACGCATGTCACACACGTCATGCATcacagaccacgaaggtaagcAAACATGGCATCGAGCCAGTGTTTGATCCTCGCTCGGGAAAAGGGTCGcttgtggcatcatgggatagctgtggacccaggtcttctcggaaatgtcacgcaatgacgtgacagtgcgaatagactgAGAACTTCGCTgcaattttactctcttgaatgctcagtgacccccatttttctttccgtagatcacttcctttcctgattttgtccattttaacaaaaaacaaaaaaaatctgtacgtgagaagttacaaatatttcgccttttatgctctcgtgcgaccaaagtttttctttcttagactagtacgtatcgtttttcaaggtctatttcacctcagaaaaagacatcagctgcaaaattttatttagttatattagttacgttgaattgagtacgtttacctgatctaaatttcactaatgtagcttttttattgctgacagttgtaagctaagatcgtcttaaaataacgcaagcttctaaaagtgcacctcatgatctcgaaaacgagcacggtgtcccccattttttttttttgcctttttggcaaaagtagatcattacctttctgtaagtgggaacgttttgggcgcggaccgaacgtccttaagacaaTAAGCACTTACCGAATGGGAGGTTTGTCCGACGATGCCCATCGTTTGTGCCGATCATCTGGAGGTTTCAGTAGCTTACTTAGGTTAAGATGACCACTTGTATAGGTCTTGATATCTTTTCTGTGGACCTCGTAGACGGTTTCAAGCAGATTTTTCAAAGAAGACGCAGACCTTGCAtgtttgtcgtccgccatttttgaattttgtttttattgacgCAAGCTGTCTGGTCTCCTTGGAAAACGGGTCCCAATGCCCCGCAGATGAAACGGCTTGGCCGCTAAGTAACTAAAACATGGTGCCTGTTCCTCATAATGCACTGACGTTAAAGCAGGTAGAAACGGGTTAAACCACATGCTATTATTCACTCATACCTTTCCTACCACCTCGTAACAAATATGTTTCCATTTTTATGATAGTTCTTTCTTAGGCGGCAGGTCTTAAGGCTGTACAGAGAAATTCTTCGAACTTTACGTGAAGTCTCAAATGATGATCACAGGAAAGAGCTTGAAAACTGGGCAAGGGCGGAgtttaaaaagaacaaagaagaaaaagatgagGTAGCTATTGGATGAAAGAAAATGTAAATGCATCGAGCCGCAAACAAACGTACATTGAAATAGGAAAGATATCTGTTTataaacattgcttttgttattcaaatttacaTGTTCCAACCACAGATACataagaccctttgtttcaacagccaatgagacattaatgacaataggtaacGTCAACGACTATTGTCATACAGGATTAAGTATGGAGCATTAAGTATGTACAACGCTCTAGGTGGATGCCTAATCGCGAGGCTTTATATATAACATTAGTCAGGTCAAGCGTGGAATCCAAGGCAATAAAGTTTAACCTAATTGTGGAAGTGATGTATAGCGGAAATGGCGTTTATACCATGTGTGCCGGGACTGGGTAGTGGCATTCTGTAGAGTCTGCCATCTTGTAATATAGTTCTGTTTAGCGACTTTGTGTTGCTAATTTTTTCCCCCATCGAATCATTAtatttggcgacgaggataaagaGAGAGTATACAGGAGCATTTTTTGTTACAAAGTTTATTCAGGGGGAACCCTTCCTTGAATCCCCTGGAAAAGATGGAGAGATAAAGTGGCAAACCATGGTGAGATCAGAGGATGCTGAACAAAGTACCAAGACAATCCTAGGCCAAGATTCTGCCCCACCTTCTGAAAAAAGTTTGGGCATCCCTTCCTCTTTGCGGCCTGTTCATACTAGGTGACCACCAACCTGGAAAAAGGACTATATATGTGTGTATTCCTATACATGCTCCTGAAGATATGCTGCTGATATATCCCTAACCGTATTTGAGGTTTAGTTTACCATTACATGTACACTGAACGTTTTCTTTCCGGACATTAAggttgtgttctattgggatcaaccgtttcaactgcaaccggtttaggttgaagcggttgaggtttcccaatagaacactttttcaaCCGTTTTCGGTAACTCCTGTGAATAgtcattaccagacttctccGCATTGACAAGATGAGGGAAAGCAACACGGCAGGAACCTGCATccgactttaaatggcccgcgtaaacgacagcggtcgctgccaatgctttttcgaccatttcaacctagtttgatgccggttgaaaaagttgatcaaccaaaccaatcaaaaatggttttttttccgaatagaacgctaaaaaacccaaccaacccaaccaactaaaaatggttgatcccaatagaacatgACCTAAGTGTTGAATTTAATAAGTGTTATACAAAGTGGAGGGGGATTGTAGTGTAGCGGAAGTGATGTATAGTGGCAATGGCATTTATACCACCTGTGCGGGGACTGGGTAGTGGCATTCTGTAGAGTCCGCCATCTTGTAATATAGTTGTGTTTAGCGAGTCTGTGTAGCTGATTTTTTCCCCATCGAGTCATTACAGTGAGGAATTGTTCTTGGGCAGGTTGACATCAGAAGAGGAACTTTTCAAGGAGACTCCTTGTTACCAATGTTGTATATAGAAATTTTGCTGCCATAATTTGATCCTAGGTGTAGTATTAGTAAAGATGAAAGATGGTTACAGAGTTTCACAGGACATGAATCCCATTAACCACCTACTCTTTGCAGACAATCTGAATTTGTATAGAGCTAGCAAATACCATCTAGAATCGCTTATTCATGTGGTAAGGATTTCCCTGCATGACATCAAGATGTTGTTTGGGCGGGATAAGTGTGCTGTTCTTCAAATGAGAAGAGAAAGACATGTTGGCAGTAGTGGAATAGACTAACCAGTAATTAACTAGAGGACCAGCACATCAGAAAGTTAGATGAAGAAGAAGGCTACAAGTACCTTGGCATTCTACAGTTGGACCAGACACTAAACACCAAGATAAAACGCAAGATAACATCAGAGTATGTCTGGACAGAGTTAAGATGTTTTGTGGATCCAAACTAAATGGAGGAAGTTTTATCAACGCAATGAATAACTCAGCTGGAAGTGTAGTATTCTACAATGAATTTATTGTGGATTGGCCAATGTGAGAGCTGGTCAGCATGGATAGAAGAACTAAGAagatagaatagaatagaatagaatagaataccTTTAttacacaataataataaaagctatcaagcttgtggggtcgtgatCTTGGCAATGAATGGCTGTCTGCACAATCAGATGATGTGCAAGACTGTATCCTCCAAGGAAGGAAGGCGGAGAGGACTGGAGTGTGTATGCAGGAGGGCAAATCTTTAAATGGCTAAAAAGTT
Above is a window of Montipora capricornis isolate CH-2021 chromosome 6, ASM3666992v2, whole genome shotgun sequence DNA encoding:
- the LOC138054528 gene encoding LYR motif-containing protein 2-like, whose product is MVPVPHNALTLKQFFLRRQVLRLYREILRTLREVSNDDHRKELENWARAEFKKNKEEKDEIVIKMMLSQGRLTLQEISSAINLAK